A window of the Brassica napus cultivar Da-Ae chromosome A2, Da-Ae, whole genome shotgun sequence genome harbors these coding sequences:
- the LOC106399924 gene encoding ubiquitin carboxyl-terminal hydrolase 21, translating into MDSIPQSSLQILSQILPLFGIFLLNFETFTNFWSQFQKFLLQLPSIRSRGQRLPPKLNPSFLFYFFSSVSLAFLSKFDPGSLLMASSDPPPSPKIENPVKTLDDESSPTAPIRALVTHSLALSSPIRQIQNPVESSSSPSNNDCRDSQITPAGSYMPSFEYLSDDDDDHKMEPAEPFSWSYLKNEPTGVGAGLYNSGNTCFIASVLQCFTHTVPLLDALRSYKYQDHCNCGNESFCVLKSLRDHIELALRSSGYDLQIHQFRDNLNYFSSDFQINNQEDAHEFLQSFLDKLERCSLDLTSRNTPGTVVSSQGVNIVDNVFGGRLVSKLRCCNCNSISETFEPSVGWSLEIDDVEDLSSALESFTCVEKLEDQLTCDECKEKVLKEKQLKFDKLPLVATFHLKRFKNDGVYMEKIFKDVKFPLELDMLPYMSSNENPQVSTKYYLYAMVEHQGSGVHFGHYSSYVRSAPGTWHHFDDAKVRRISEECVLSKNAYMLFYAREGTSWFSSAFEELKTLYEATPISFSPTSVLETTCREECNANKACNGSVGVSVPGGDYRCDEPQDEVFYSAEPISYDVSFAFKSPPKADESGKPFAETFHQKEATMYPACNRATTVDASVPEIKIQEKDPSPKRKAAERATIGEDAYLPKPKIQKPNSFAKRQGPFQIQREHLQNKKEETHETKPIRSTVAAASVADLKEKEHAIQYLRNMPSSRSRMLAAAIGVEVKKKNISNIRRSNLHRNLSGRPSN; encoded by the exons ATGGACTCAATCCCTCAGTCTTCCCTCCAAATCCTTTCCCAAATCCTCCCCCTTTTCGGAATATTCCTCCTAAATTTCGAAACTTTCACCAATTTTTGGAgccaatttcaaaaatttctcctTCAATTACCTTCGATTCGATCTCGAGGCCAACGACTTCCCCCAAAACTAAACCCTAGCTTCCTCTTCTACTTCTTCTCCTCCGTTTCCCTCGCTTTCCTCAGCAAATTCGATCCGGGTTCGTTGCTAATGGCGTCGAGCGATCCACCGCCGTCTCCTAAAATCGAAAACCCAGTCAAAACCCTAGACGACGAGTCTTCACCCACCGCTCCGATTCGAGCCCTCGTTACTCACTCGCTAGCCCTCTCCTCACCAATTCGCCAGATCCAAAACCCAGTTGAATCTTCCTCTTCGCCCTCTAATAACGACTGCAGAGATTCTCAAATCACGCCAGCAGGGAGTTACATGCCTAGTTTTGAGTATCTTagcgacgacgacgacgatcACAAGATGGAACCTGCAGAGCCCTTCTCGTGGTCGTATCTGAAGAACGAACCCACTGGTGTT GGTGCTGGATTGTATAACTCAGGCAACACTTGTTTCATAGCTTCTGTGTTACAGTGCTTCACTCATACTGTGCCTCTCCTCGACGCTCTTCGTTCTTACAAGTATCAAGATCATTGCAACT gtgGGAATGAGAGTTTCTGTGTTCTGAAGTCTCTCAGAGATCATATCGAGCTTGCTCTGAGGTCTTCAGGATATGATCTACAGATCCATCAGTTTCGTGATAACCTTAATT ATTTCTCGTCTGACTTCCAGATAAACAACCAAGAAGACGCTCATGAGTTTCTGCAGTCGTTTTTGGATAAGTTAGAGAGATGTTCTTTGGATCTTACTAGTAGAAACACGCCTGGAACTGTTGTCTCTTCTCAAGGTGTTAACATTGTTGACAATGTCTTTGGTGGGCGTCTCGTTAGTAAG CTTCGTTGCTGCAACTGCAACTCCATTTCAGAAACGTTTGAACCGTCTGTAGGATGGAGTCTTGAAATTGACGATGTGGAAGATCTTTCGAGCGCTTTAGAGTCTTTTACTTGCGTTGAAAAGCTAGAGGACCAGCTTACGTGTGATGAATGTAAAGAGAAAGTCTTAAAGGAGAAGCAACTTAAGTTCGATAAGTTGCCTCTTGTTGCTACGTTCCATTTGAAGAGGTTTAAGAATGATGGAGTCTATATGGAGAAGATTTTTAAAGATGTCAAGTTCCCTTTGGAGTTGGATATGCTTCCTTACATGAGCAGTAACGAAAATCCTCAA GTTTCAACAAAATACTATCTCTATGCCATGGTGGAGCATCAAGGGAGTGGAGTACATTTTGGTCACTACTCATCGTATGTGAGGTCAGCTCCTGGGACATGGCACCATTTTGATGATGCAAAG GTCAGGAGAATCAGTGAAGAATGTGTTCTATCAAAGAATGCTTATATGTTGTTTTATGCAAGAGAAGGAACTTCTTGGTTCTCTAGTGCTTTTGAAGAGCTGAAGACATTATATGAAGCTACTCCGATAAGTTTCTCTCCCACGTCAGTGCTTGAGACCACCTGCAGAGAGGAGTGTAATGCCAACAAAGCTTGTAATGGCTCGGTGGGAGTATCGGTTCCGGGTGGAGATTACCGTTGTGATGAGCCACAAGATGAAGTGTTTTATTCAGCAGAGCCCATCAGTTATGACGTATCTTTCGCCTTTAAGTCACCACCTAAGGCTGATGAATCTGGGAAACCGTTTGCTGAGACCTTTCACCAAAAAGAGGCTACTATGTATCCAGCTTGCAACAGAGCTACTACCGTTGACGCTTCTGTGCCTGAGATCAAGATTCAAGAAAAAGACCCATCTCCAAAACGAAAAG CTGCTGAGAGAGCTACCATTGGTGAAGATGCTTATCTGCCTAAGCCCAAGATTCAAAAACCAAACTCTTTTGCAAAACGACAAG GACCATTTCAGATTCAACGAGAGCATTTGCAAAATAAGAAGGAAGAAACTCATGAAACAAAGCCGATTAGAAGCACCGTTGCTGCTGCTTCTGTAGCAGATCTTAAGGAGAAAGAACATGCTATTCAATATCTCAGGAACATGCCTTCGTCTCGCTCTCGAATGCTTGCTGCAGCTATAGGTGTTGAGGTCAAAAAGAAGAATATCTCTAACATCAGAAGATCGAACCTTCACAGGAATCTCTCTGGACGGCCATCAAACTGA
- the BNAA02G24660D gene encoding uncharacterized protein BNAA02G24660D gives MSLNCLSCQALSRTDSNKEFDLSGRGPSTVESNPVLGKSKTYCADQVGGRNWSGNLNARISEKIGRSGSSLAQRMKKVKKTPHIRLSGPVGSNSGNGLLRTEQPTLVRSSGMRRNWSFENLRDQGLIEEKSKANI, from the coding sequence ATGAGTCTAAATTGCCTATCATGTCAAGCTCTTTCACGAACCGATTCAAACAAAGAATTTGATCTCTCTGGTCGCGGACCATCAACGGTCGAAAGTAACCCTGTCTTAGGTAAAAGTAAAACTTATTGTGCTGATCAGGTTGGTGGGAGAAATTGGTCAGGTAATTTGAATGCTAGGATCTCTGAGAAAATTGGAAGATCAGGATCGTCTTTAGCGCAGAGAATGAAGAAGGTGAAAAAGACTCCTCATATTAGGCTAAGTGGTCCGGTTGGTTCTAACTCTGGCAATGGACTGCTTAGAACCGAACAGCCAACGCTTGTGAGAAGTAGTGGAATGAGAAGGAATTGGAGTTTTGAGAATCTGAGAGATCAAGGGTTGATAGAAGAGAAGAGCAAGGCTAACATATGA